A segment of the Candidatus Margulisiibacteriota bacterium genome:
AAGCCAGAGAAAAGGAAAGTATTACCGCATTGATAATAGACATGGCCATCGCACGCCCCTGATCCCTTAGGTCTCTCTGCTCTGTTTTTTTCAGTTTTAGCCGGATGCTTCCGAAAAGCAGAGGAGAGTACCATAAAAATCCAATTATCATATATACAACAGCCGATGCTAAGATCGCAAAAACATCCATGAAATAATCCTTCCCTGAATCTTTTAAAAGCATAGCTAAAACCAGGGAATAAGTCAAACGAGGCAATCGTTAATGGTTGGCGTTCAATTTTACATTAGTATAATCAAAATTAATGTTGGCACCTAGAGAATCAAGGTCTTCGGGGTTACTGCTAAAATTGATATCCGCGTTCCTGGCTCCATTTTTTCTATGAAACAACCCAACCAGATAACGTTCGTCATTTTGGAAAATTTTGGCCAGATAAGTCATCAAGGGTAGTAATTTTTCCTTAAAAATTGTGTCTGCTATTAAAGGGTGTTCAGCAAAAACACTTAGTACATCGGGTTTCCAGTTTATCATATCCAACAGGATATCATTGATATCATCAAACTGTTCATTACCTTTGGCCCTTTTATAAAATGCTTTTATTTCGTTAATCTCTTTGCTTGTTATAATTGTTTTTTTACTACTTTTTTCCCAGAGTTCAACAATATATTCGGCCATTTTGGAGGGGACTTTGCCAGTTAAAACTTTTCTTATTTGGTCGCTGTCAGAAAAGGCTTTAAACACCAGACTCTGGGCATTATACGCCAGATTGTTTAAATTTTCAAAAACGTTTGTCAGCCAGGCATTCTCAGCGAATATTTTATGGATTGGAACTTCAGATGGCAGTTCAAGTTGATAAATTTTTTCCCATGTTTGCAGAATACTTTCAACAGGAATTTGTACTCTGAATTTATTAATCAGATGCTGACAAGAAAAAGTTTTAATATAATCGTTGAAGAATTGCTTGAAACCATAAACTCCGTCCGGCCTAATGCCTTTGAAGGGACTGTATGTGATCCTATAAACGATGTGCGGATCGGTCATGGTCAGATTGCTATTGGCTAATTTTATTAATCCGCTACCGACACTTAAGGGTTTTTCCAAAAGTTCCAACTTGTTATTTATAAAAATTTGCTGTATCTGAATTTTTCTGGTTTTAGAACTGTTATTTATAGAATAAAAATAAGCTATCAGCGCGTCTTCTTTATCTATATGATGCGCTTCAGGGTCAAGTATATGCTTGATAGAAGTAACTTTCTTATCAAAGTAGGCCACATAAACACTAGCTACTATTTCATTATCAAACCTGATAATAAACACATCTCTGTCATTGAATTTATCTGAGGGGAAACGAAGTTTTAATTCTTCAACATCGTTTACCGGGATAACTTTTTCAATTCTGGCCAGCTGCCATTTATCTTCAGCTGAAAGGGTTTCCCATTTGGCGGTGGTTATTTCCACCTTAGGGGCATTAATTCCGTAGTCGATTATAGATTTGATAGCTTTGAAAAGCTTGTCCATATTGTTTAAAGAAGATAAAGACTTGTTTTCATATAGCATACCGTAAATTCCAAACAATATTTGTCGGGTTAAGCTGTTATTAATCGTTTCCAGAGAAAGCAATTTGATGACACATAGAATAAAAGAATTTGTATTGATTTTATTTAACAGGTCAGGGATGTTTTTTGGATTAGTGGTGAGAAGGGTAATTATTTTTCTCATTGTGGACTTTTCTTTTACAGACATGGATAAGAAAAGATTTTCAAAGGATTTTGAATGAAAAAATTTAAGAAGGTCTTGTTTTTCCGGATCAATAGATATAATTTTGAATCTAGAAGATAACCGCATGTTTTTCTGATCTTCCTATTTTTTTATAGACTCCACATTTTTCAGTAACCAAAGAGTATATCGATTATAAAATATAAAAATCCTAGGAAATTTGATATTGTAATCGATTAGCGTGTAATCTTTAGTAGTATTTGTATTGTGTATCGGGTTTTTCATAAGTTACAATGGAGTTAGAGTAAATATGAGCAGGGGAAGAAATCTTTGAATAGAAGACATATATCAATACTTATTATTTTAAGTTTTTTACTGGGTACTTTTTCCATTTCTGCGGAACACGGCGCAGACGGTAATAATGAAAAACTCAAAAACAGGGTGGCAAGTGAAACCACACAGGTCAGGAAAGCTTCAAACACAAGTTTTGCTGCCAAGGAGGTAATGTACGGGAACAAAGCTCTGGGTGTGGTTTATTATAAAAATTACGTTGTTATTCGCCTGGCATTTCCAGCGGAATATAAAAGCCCGTTTGAGCGGGCAAAGCATATAGCCGCTGAATTAAATGAGAACATTTATTCTCTGGATGATTTAGCCCAGGTAGGTATGTCAGTATCCGAAAATATGTTTTTTTTACTTATAAAGAATAAAGAAGTTTTTCCAATATATATAGAAGATTCAACTTTTTATAATCTTGGCCCTTCAAAATTGATTAAAAGTGTAATTTATAATCTGCAACGCGTTATGGAAATGGCCGCATATGAAGAGTTTGTCCAAAATAATACGGAAAATACTAATGAAAAAGGTTTTGCAGAAATAAATTCCAGTCATAAAGAAGAAAAGAAAACTATACAGGGAAAGGAAAAAGCGGCTGGATCGCCCAAAAAAATAAAACCGAAGACTAAGAACAACTTAATATATATATATATAGGATTGCTGGCTCTTATTGTAGCAGGTGTTATTACGGAACTGAAGTTGTCAGTGTTCAGAAAAATTTTGGGATTAAACAAGAATAATGGAGAGGAAGAAATTTCTGAAAACGAAGAAACATCTTCCGAAGCTAAGGTTGAAGCTACACGGGAAGAAGCTCCGGCTGTAGTAAAAACAAAACAAGAATCTGTTTCTATTTCTCAGGAAGAAATAAAGACTGTATTGGATGAGAATAAAAAAGAACAGGCAAATTATACACAAAATGTAGAACAAACAGTGGAGCCGAAACCGGCAGAAAGTGAGTCAGTGGAAATAAGCGCTGACGAATTAATGGCCGCCCTAGGGCAGGAGGCGCAAAAAGCAAGTTCCACGGTAAAAGACCCTTTAACTATGCTGGATGAACATAAACCGGAATTATCCGGTACTAACGAAAATATGGAAATATCGCAGGATGAAATGAAAATTGCCCTAGGAAAACAAACAGTAACCCAGGAAGTAGAAATTGAAAACGTGGAAATATCGCAGGATGAGATTTTAGCTGCTCTGAGCGAACCTGCGCCAGAGCCAGAGCAAGTAAAAGTAGATCAGAATGAGATAGAAGAAATGCTTAAAGCAAACAATGTTAAAAGCGAAACAACAATTGAGCGTAAGAAAAAAGAGATTGTTGAACTGCAAAAGCAGATGGATGTTGCGGAGGATATGCAAAAGGAATCCGAAGTAGCAAGTGAGCAGGTTGTTGTTGAAGAAGAAATGGATCCGGATCTGAAAGCAGAACTGGAAAGCATACTGAGTAATACTGCTATGGCCAAGAAGGAAAAGGTTGTCCAGATTGCTTCTCTCTGTATCCCGAGGGAGGATATAGCCAGATATCTGAACATGGATTTAAAAGAAGTTAACCTGATTATGGAACTTTATCAATAAAAATTTTAAGTTACGTGGAAGTTTATTTGGACTGTCTACTGAAAAAAGTAAACAGCTTATTATTTTGAAACAGTGATTCGGTGTCATTTAAAACAGAACTAATTAGCCTGGCCAGAAATATAAAGAGCAGTACCGGGGTAAGAATAATATTCATCAGAACATCAAAGAGCCCATTTTTTTTAAATCGTTCAGACATTTTGCCCAGACTGTTCATTTAATTGCCTCTTTCTAGAAAAGTGTGGCTATTATAGCACAACACTTAAAAATTTTTAAAGTGGAATTTAAATTCTTAAATTAAACAGAATAAATTTATTTAGGTAATGCAGTAAGGGTAAAAACCATTACAAACAACGCAACGGTTTCAGCGATACCGAGTACCATAATGTAGTTGCCGAAACCCTTACCTGATTCAGCCAGTGCATCTGAAGCGCTAGCAGCGCATTTTCCCTGCATCCAGGCGGAAACCCCTATACCTGCACCGGCGCAGATACCGATAATCATCTGCAGAAAAGCTGTATCAGGCGGCCAGTTGGCTGTACGTATGGCATTTCTAACAATCATACCGTATATTGTTTGGGAAAGAGGCGCTCCCACAAAGGCTATGATAATAAATGGTGCCAGTTTGTTTTGCATATAACTTTTTTTCCATGCTCCTATAGCGGCCATACCGGCTATACCGGCACCTAACCCGGAACCTATAGCAGCCAAAGCCAGAGAAAAACCAAAATCACCGAAAGCATTTAACATAAATTAACCCTCCTTAAACGGTTCATATTTTATACCGGACCATTGTTGACCAAGGTGTCCGGAGAATTCTAACATATTTAACCTGACTCCGTGAACTATTACTGCCATAAATCCCAAAATAATATTTAAAGCATGTCCCGCAACAAGGATCAAAGCCGCAATAAACCCGGAGAGAATGCTATTAACTCCATTACCCAGAGCCATGGAGTTAAAACTCTGGGATACGATCACTGAGGCATAACCAACCGCAAACAGCCTTAAATAAGAAACTACATCGCCAAAAGACGCAATAACCTCCAAAGGGAAATTGGCCAGGTAATCAAGCACCCCCTTGAGCATATTTTTTTGATAATTATTGAACAGCAATACCAGTGCCATCCCCGTAAAAAG
Coding sequences within it:
- a CDS encoding DUF1761 domain-containing protein, with translation MLLKDSGKDYFMDVFAILASAVVYMIIGFLWYSPLLFGSIRLKLKKTEQRDLRDQGRAMAMSIINAVILSFSLAFIFDLMNIQNFLNGFFLVIFVWVGFVFPFTANEIIFGDKNRKLFLLDSANQLFSLLVMSLILSFWH
- a CDS encoding malonyl-CoA decarboxylase family protein, producing MRKIITLLTTNPKNIPDLLNKINTNSFILCVIKLLSLETINNSLTRQILFGIYGMLYENKSLSSLNNMDKLFKAIKSIIDYGINAPKVEITTAKWETLSAEDKWQLARIEKVIPVNDVEELKLRFPSDKFNDRDVFIIRFDNEIVASVYVAYFDKKVTSIKHILDPEAHHIDKEDALIAYFYSINNSSKTRKIQIQQIFINNKLELLEKPLSVGSGLIKLANSNLTMTDPHIVYRITYSPFKGIRPDGVYGFKQFFNDYIKTFSCQHLINKFRVQIPVESILQTWEKIYQLELPSEVPIHKIFAENAWLTNVFENLNNLAYNAQSLVFKAFSDSDQIRKVLTGKVPSKMAEYIVELWEKSSKKTIITSKEINEIKAFYKRAKGNEQFDDINDILLDMINWKPDVLSVFAEHPLIADTIFKEKLLPLMTYLAKIFQNDERYLVGLFHRKNGARNADINFSSNPEDLDSLGANINFDYTNVKLNANH
- a CDS encoding V-type ATP synthase subunit K (produces ATP from ADP in the presence of a proton gradient across the membrane; the K subunit is a nonenzymatic component which binds the dimeric form by interacting with the G and E subunits); translation: MLNAFGDFGFSLALAAIGSGLGAGIAGMAAIGAWKKSYMQNKLAPFIIIAFVGAPLSQTIYGMIVRNAIRTANWPPDTAFLQMIIGICAGAGIGVSAWMQGKCAASASDALAESGKGFGNYIMVLGIAETVALFVMVFTLTALPK